One Luteolibacter rhizosphaerae DNA segment encodes these proteins:
- the trmD gene encoding tRNA (guanosine(37)-N1)-methyltransferase TrmD, translating into MRIDILTLFPEIALAPLSESIIQRARAAGLVEIHAHNIRDWSTDKHRRTDDTLCGGGQGMLMMPGPIFAAIEELRRPETKIILMTPQGRVFKQAIARELSEAQHLILLCGHYEGVDHRVIESLVDLELSIGDYVLTNGAIAAAVVTDAIVRLLPGALGDERSHQDESFSDPNLLEAPAYTRPIDFRGMKVPEVLTSGHHAKIIKWKQEKALERTRANRPDLLGE; encoded by the coding sequence TTGCGCATCGACATCCTCACCCTCTTCCCCGAGATCGCGCTGGCTCCCCTGAGTGAGAGCATCATCCAGCGCGCCCGTGCCGCAGGCTTGGTGGAGATCCATGCGCACAACATCCGCGACTGGTCCACCGACAAGCACCGCCGCACGGACGACACGCTCTGCGGCGGAGGCCAAGGTATGCTGATGATGCCGGGACCAATCTTCGCCGCCATCGAAGAACTCCGCAGGCCCGAGACTAAGATCATCCTGATGACCCCGCAGGGCCGCGTCTTCAAGCAGGCCATCGCGCGCGAACTCTCGGAAGCGCAGCACCTCATCCTCCTCTGCGGTCACTACGAAGGAGTGGACCACCGCGTCATCGAAAGCCTCGTCGATCTCGAACTCTCCATCGGCGATTACGTCCTCACAAATGGAGCCATCGCCGCTGCCGTTGTCACCGATGCCATCGTGCGCCTTCTCCCCGGTGCTCTCGGCGATGAACGCTCGCACCAGGATGAATCCTTCTCGGATCCGAATCTCCTCGAAGCACCCGCCTACACCCGCCCGATCGACTTCCGCGGCATGAAAGTCCCTGAGGTTCTGACCTCCGGTCACCATGCGAAGATAATCAAGTGGAAGCAGGAGAAAGCCCTCGAACGCACGCGCGCGAATCGTCCCGACCTACTCGGCGAGTAG
- a CDS encoding TFIIB-type zinc ribbon-containing protein codes for MEHPESPESPDESAAPIEVPPKRIPPAMPEQRGVAAEVRSMERHVCPECGGKAEWDPGKAELVCPYCGTHFPRLGPPPLPDAIVEHDLDQALVDLGDKGRSVDTSTRRVQCNNCHAVLVRSAETVAQHCDFCGSPELLDYQDIDSPITPESLLPAVVSKETAYHSLKKFLGERWFAPNDLKRRNLIDRIHRVYLPYWTFDSSAECPWTADSGTYYYVTVRDRDANGNTVTRQERRIRWRPASGHVSTWFDDIVVSGSRGLDIDLLRRLEPFPTKDLVPYETRYVSGWQVEHYQVPLLDAARLGFGTMEGILREMCGREVPGDTYRNLQIRPSFSDKTFKHILVPIWLLAYQYRGKTWQGAVNAVTGTTHARFPLSPWKIAFVTLLVILVIAVIVLVAGGR; via the coding sequence ATGGAACATCCCGAGTCACCGGAATCTCCGGACGAAAGCGCCGCGCCGATCGAGGTGCCGCCGAAGCGCATACCCCCCGCCATGCCCGAACAGCGCGGTGTGGCGGCGGAGGTGCGTTCGATGGAGCGCCACGTCTGCCCGGAATGCGGTGGCAAGGCGGAGTGGGATCCGGGCAAGGCTGAGCTGGTATGCCCTTACTGCGGCACCCATTTCCCGCGCCTCGGCCCGCCGCCGCTGCCGGATGCCATCGTCGAGCACGACCTCGACCAAGCCCTCGTTGACTTGGGCGATAAGGGCCGCAGCGTGGACACTTCCACCCGCCGCGTGCAGTGCAACAACTGCCACGCCGTGCTCGTCCGTAGCGCCGAGACCGTGGCCCAGCATTGCGACTTCTGCGGCTCCCCCGAGCTTCTCGACTACCAGGACATCGACAGCCCGATCACGCCGGAGTCCCTGCTGCCCGCCGTCGTCTCGAAGGAGACCGCCTATCACTCGCTGAAGAAGTTCCTCGGCGAGCGATGGTTCGCCCCGAACGACCTCAAGCGCCGCAATCTGATCGATCGCATCCATCGGGTCTACCTGCCCTATTGGACCTTCGATTCCTCTGCCGAGTGCCCGTGGACCGCGGATAGCGGCACCTACTATTACGTCACCGTCCGCGACCGGGATGCGAATGGCAATACGGTCACGCGCCAGGAACGCCGCATCCGCTGGCGGCCTGCCAGCGGCCATGTTTCCACCTGGTTCGATGACATCGTCGTCTCCGGCTCCCGCGGTCTCGATATCGATCTGCTCCGCCGCCTCGAGCCCTTCCCGACCAAGGACCTCGTGCCCTACGAAACGCGCTATGTTTCCGGCTGGCAGGTGGAGCATTATCAGGTCCCCTTGCTCGATGCCGCGCGCCTCGGCTTCGGCACCATGGAAGGGATCCTCCGCGAGATGTGCGGCCGCGAAGTCCCGGGCGACACCTATCGCAATCTCCAGATCCGCCCGTCCTTCAGCGACAAGACCTTCAAGCACATCCTCGTGCCCATCTGGTTGCTCGCCTACCAATATCGCGGCAAGACTTGGCAGGGAGCCGTGAACGCCGTCACCGGCACCACCCACGCCCGCTTCCCCCTCAGCCCGTGGAAGATCGCCTTCGTCACCTTGCTGGTGATTCTGGTGATCGCGGTGATCGTCTTGGTCGCAGGCGGACGATAG
- a CDS encoding SPFH and helix-turn-helix domain-containing protein: MGLMDFIKGELLEIIEWQDDSRDTIAWRFPDDDKAIKNGAQLIVRESQTAQFLYLGQFGDTFGPGKHTLVTDNIPVLTRIKGWKYGFQSPFKADVYFVNTRLFTGNKWGTANPIMLRDADLGIVRARAYGTYDFKVVNVQTFLKEVAGSDHDFRVDEFADTMRSRVVSIFSDALANAHVPVFDVATRYTELGDALLPLINPVISAKYGIEVASFIVENVSVPPEVEEAIDKRSAMSAIGNLNDYVKYQMGQGMAAGGGAGGGAAGMASELAVGFAVAKELMQQGGLSGGAPPPLPGAAPAAVAAAPVNPDVLDPATVARMLGVSEADVMAEIESGSLAAKKIGSSYRVTRAALDAFLAH, encoded by the coding sequence ATGGGACTCATGGATTTCATCAAGGGCGAGCTTCTCGAAATCATCGAGTGGCAGGACGATTCGCGGGACACCATCGCATGGCGTTTCCCGGATGATGACAAGGCGATCAAGAACGGCGCCCAGCTCATCGTGCGCGAGAGCCAGACCGCGCAGTTCCTCTATCTCGGGCAGTTCGGGGATACCTTCGGTCCGGGCAAGCACACGCTGGTCACGGATAACATTCCCGTTCTCACCCGCATCAAGGGCTGGAAGTATGGCTTCCAGAGCCCCTTCAAGGCGGACGTCTATTTCGTCAACACCCGCCTCTTCACCGGCAACAAGTGGGGCACCGCGAACCCGATCATGCTGCGCGATGCCGATCTGGGCATCGTCCGCGCCCGCGCCTACGGCACCTACGATTTCAAGGTGGTGAACGTGCAGACCTTCCTGAAGGAAGTGGCCGGCTCCGACCATGACTTCCGCGTGGATGAATTCGCGGACACCATGCGCTCCCGCGTGGTCAGCATTTTCTCGGATGCGCTGGCGAACGCGCACGTGCCGGTCTTCGACGTGGCCACCCGCTACACCGAGCTCGGCGATGCGCTACTACCTCTGATCAACCCGGTGATCTCAGCCAAGTACGGCATCGAGGTGGCCTCCTTCATTGTCGAGAACGTCAGCGTCCCGCCCGAAGTGGAGGAAGCGATCGATAAGCGCTCCGCGATGTCCGCCATCGGTAATCTGAACGACTACGTGAAGTACCAGATGGGGCAGGGGATGGCCGCGGGCGGCGGAGCCGGTGGTGGTGCCGCCGGCATGGCCAGCGAACTCGCCGTCGGATTCGCCGTCGCGAAGGAACTCATGCAGCAGGGCGGTCTTTCCGGCGGTGCTCCGCCGCCGCTTCCGGGGGCCGCACCCGCAGCAGTGGCGGCAGCCCCGGTGAATCCTGACGTGCTGGATCCCGCCACGGTCGCCCGCATGCTCGGGGTCTCCGAGGCGGACGTGATGGCGGAGATCGAATCCGGCAGCCTGGCCGCCAAGAAGATCGGCTCCAGCTATCGCGTCACCCGCGCCGCGCTCGATGCCTTCCTCGCCCACTGA
- a CDS encoding FAD-binding oxidoreductase: MNLPPKRSSWISRTGSTKGEKNAQGSANEEEVFSDLDSPQAVPPKPDGPTLPAYQAPSRSSANTGADSSIEKIAAELTSLLGPGKVSIRPADLEAHAADKWYARQLPDIVVFAESTQDVSKTLRFASKLSIPVTTRGAGYGYVGGCVPVEGGIALSVARMKKIIELNPADGVAVVQPGVITGDLQQAAHAVGWDYPPDPASLKDCSIGGNVATNAGGPRCLKYGVTRHYVLGLEVVLADGRVLRCGGRVHKNKTGFDLCGLFTGSEGMLGVVTEVTLRLIPKPPARAMLAAVFPDFPAAAAAVQRILNRGHLPSALEITDGFTLAAARRKLGPDSLPEGQAHLMVEVDGRPVAVESESAELDTLLHELGATRVDRATTEQQCEALWQLRREFSFSLRDTGLTKLNEDIVVPRSALVDLVDFARRMEEDTGIPVACFGHAGDGNIHVNLMVANFDDPPVREKAEHALDQLFAWILDHGGAITGEHGVGIAKKPWIKQALGEVSFDVHLALKDALDPQGLLNPGKFLD, from the coding sequence ATGAACCTTCCACCCAAGCGCTCTTCTTGGATCTCCCGCACCGGCTCGACCAAGGGCGAGAAGAATGCCCAAGGCAGCGCGAACGAGGAAGAGGTTTTCAGCGACTTGGATAGCCCGCAGGCCGTCCCGCCAAAGCCCGATGGCCCTACATTGCCGGCCTATCAGGCGCCCTCGCGATCCAGCGCAAATACCGGCGCGGACAGCTCGATCGAGAAGATCGCCGCCGAGCTCACCAGCTTGCTCGGGCCGGGCAAGGTCTCCATCCGCCCTGCCGATCTGGAGGCCCACGCCGCGGATAAATGGTATGCGCGCCAGTTGCCGGATATCGTCGTCTTCGCCGAATCCACGCAGGATGTCTCGAAGACCCTGCGCTTCGCTTCCAAGCTCAGCATCCCGGTCACCACGCGCGGTGCCGGCTACGGTTATGTGGGCGGCTGCGTCCCGGTGGAGGGCGGCATCGCCCTCTCGGTGGCGCGGATGAAAAAGATCATCGAGCTGAACCCCGCCGATGGCGTGGCGGTGGTGCAGCCCGGCGTCATCACCGGAGATCTCCAGCAGGCGGCGCATGCTGTCGGCTGGGACTACCCACCGGACCCGGCCTCGCTGAAGGATTGCTCGATCGGGGGTAACGTCGCCACGAATGCCGGCGGTCCCCGCTGCCTCAAGTACGGCGTCACCCGCCACTACGTCCTCGGCCTGGAGGTCGTGCTGGCGGATGGCCGTGTGCTGCGCTGCGGCGGCCGCGTCCACAAGAATAAGACCGGCTTCGATCTCTGCGGCCTTTTCACCGGCTCGGAGGGCATGCTCGGCGTCGTCACGGAAGTGACCCTGCGCCTGATTCCCAAGCCTCCCGCGCGGGCGATGCTCGCCGCGGTCTTCCCGGATTTTCCCGCCGCCGCCGCCGCCGTGCAGCGGATACTGAATCGCGGGCACCTTCCCTCCGCGCTGGAGATTACCGATGGCTTCACCCTGGCCGCCGCGCGTCGCAAGCTCGGGCCGGATTCCCTTCCGGAAGGCCAGGCCCACCTGATGGTGGAGGTCGATGGTCGCCCCGTCGCCGTGGAGAGCGAGTCGGCGGAGCTTGATACACTTCTTCACGAGCTTGGTGCCACCCGCGTGGACCGCGCTACCACCGAGCAGCAGTGCGAAGCCCTCTGGCAGCTCCGCCGCGAGTTCTCCTTCTCTCTCCGCGATACCGGGCTCACCAAGCTCAACGAGGACATCGTCGTTCCCCGTTCCGCCTTGGTCGATCTGGTGGATTTCGCGCGACGCATGGAAGAGGACACCGGCATCCCGGTTGCCTGCTTCGGCCACGCGGGAGACGGGAACATCCATGTGAATCTCATGGTCGCGAATTTCGATGACCCGCCGGTGCGGGAGAAGGCGGAACACGCGCTCGACCAGCTCTTCGCCTGGATCCTCGACCACGGCGGCGCCATCACCGGCGAGCACGGCGTCGGCATCGCCAAGAAGCCATGGATCAAGCAAGCCCTCGGTGAGGTCTCTTTCGATGTCCATCTCGCGCTCAAGGATGCGCTTGATCCCCAAGGCCTGCTCAATCCCGGCAAGTTCCTGGACTGA
- a CDS encoding response regulator, whose amino-acid sequence MSDPLTGDLQTKAATDKKAIRLILIEDHADFRESVSMVLTERGYSCVGEFSTMEDAIEAIRGGLEADLVLSDLGLPGMSGVEGIKKVRELLPLVQVLVLTAFTDKAKVFAALEAGAHGYLVKAGSATRLIATLEEVLAGGTPLDPKIAGMILQTFRQLSPIPAAETLSARESEVLQLSAKGLTRQEVADKLGLSQHSVTEYIKRCFDKLHVRNLPAAVSEAIRRGLLDLS is encoded by the coding sequence ATGAGTGACCCGTTGACCGGAGACCTCCAGACCAAAGCCGCCACCGACAAGAAGGCGATCCGCCTGATCCTGATCGAGGACCACGCCGACTTCCGCGAGTCCGTGTCCATGGTGCTGACCGAGCGCGGCTATAGCTGCGTCGGGGAGTTCTCCACCATGGAGGACGCCATCGAGGCGATCCGTGGCGGCTTGGAGGCGGATCTTGTTCTTTCCGATCTCGGTCTGCCCGGCATGAGCGGCGTGGAGGGGATCAAGAAAGTGCGCGAACTTCTTCCTCTCGTGCAGGTGCTCGTGCTGACCGCCTTCACCGACAAGGCGAAGGTTTTCGCCGCTCTTGAAGCGGGGGCCCACGGCTACTTGGTGAAAGCCGGCAGCGCCACCCGCCTGATCGCGACGCTGGAGGAAGTCTTGGCCGGAGGCACCCCCTTGGACCCGAAGATCGCGGGAATGATCCTGCAGACTTTCCGCCAGCTCAGCCCGATTCCTGCCGCCGAAACGCTGTCCGCCCGCGAGTCGGAGGTGCTCCAGCTTTCCGCCAAGGGCCTCACCCGCCAGGAGGTCGCGGACAAGCTCGGCCTCAGCCAGCATTCGGTCACGGAATACATCAAGCGCTGCTTCGATAAGCTTCACGTGCGCAACCTTCCGGCCGCCGTGAGTGAGGCAATTCGCCGCGGATTGCTCGATTTGTCCTGA
- a CDS encoding histidine kinase has product MRKLVALLFSLLPASWLSAEEAGWDYRLARQFSGRVGEAEKSLEEIRAALPALPFVPVADQGGTGGFASLHLKAEPDQEAGHSVTIRFATPSPVDLVALVPARRYAVQGLEPQFGMPDSFAVDLLDAEDKPIARIADETNLWADPVRAGHPFIFPVNPPMEAAGLRISARSLKPAPDISDSPEVSNSFVHAWAEAFAFSGDRNLAQGSVVELFGGSPLPAPWQWANEFLVDGLTTLGLPELPAGAHQNVGWMSEPKDTANEGVWIEVDLGQVREFDGLRFFPAKRPMSDLPSGFGFPRRFTVSASSPAATEPGAKTPMEIGNPGHNPVVVSFDRRSGQRVRVEVTQLWKAFENYPAFAALSEVEVLDGEKNIAIGAPVRAAGGMGTVFGSGSQYWSAASLTDGFGPDGKIVSQREWLLALGHRLSLEQRQHALREEIRETVALWRRGGLIVAGIFGGLGLVLLVALPIRYRLREKRQLVEVRERIAGDLHDEVGSNLGSIQMFADLAESHAGPSKELKRIQRIAAETVSAVRDIVWLLRPQGDHRIATVEHLRETCSIMLEPHDWKFTANEAAWQCEMSDDANRHLFLFFREALHNILRHANASQVAIHIECDPAHFRLRVSDDGSGITPEKMARPSTLRALRKRVEALGAGFEVNSEPGKGTVLDLDIPLGGKKTGRLAKPKP; this is encoded by the coding sequence ATGCGCAAGCTGGTTGCCCTGCTTTTCTCCCTGCTCCCGGCATCATGGCTATCAGCAGAGGAGGCCGGTTGGGACTACCGGCTCGCCCGTCAGTTCTCGGGCCGGGTGGGGGAGGCGGAGAAGTCGCTGGAGGAGATCCGCGCCGCCTTGCCTGCCCTGCCCTTCGTTCCGGTGGCGGATCAGGGTGGCACCGGCGGCTTCGCCAGTCTGCACCTGAAGGCGGAGCCCGATCAGGAGGCGGGCCACTCGGTCACGATCCGTTTTGCCACTCCGTCGCCGGTCGACCTCGTGGCGCTGGTCCCGGCTCGACGTTACGCGGTTCAGGGTTTGGAACCCCAATTCGGCATGCCGGATTCTTTCGCGGTGGATCTCCTCGATGCCGAGGACAAGCCGATCGCCCGCATTGCGGATGAGACAAATCTTTGGGCGGATCCTGTCCGAGCCGGTCACCCCTTCATCTTCCCGGTGAATCCCCCGATGGAGGCGGCAGGACTCCGGATCTCCGCCCGGAGCCTGAAGCCGGCGCCCGATATCTCGGATAGCCCGGAGGTATCGAATAGCTTCGTCCACGCTTGGGCGGAGGCGTTTGCGTTCTCCGGAGACAGGAATCTCGCCCAAGGCAGCGTGGTCGAGCTCTTCGGCGGCTCCCCACTGCCGGCTCCCTGGCAGTGGGCGAATGAATTTCTCGTCGATGGTCTCACCACGCTCGGCCTCCCGGAACTCCCCGCCGGTGCTCACCAAAATGTCGGCTGGATGTCCGAGCCGAAGGATACCGCGAACGAAGGGGTTTGGATCGAGGTCGATCTCGGCCAGGTGCGTGAGTTCGATGGCCTGCGCTTCTTCCCGGCCAAGCGGCCGATGTCCGACCTGCCGAGCGGCTTCGGCTTCCCCCGGCGCTTCACGGTATCCGCCAGCTCTCCCGCCGCTACCGAACCGGGGGCCAAGACCCCCATGGAGATCGGGAACCCGGGACACAACCCCGTGGTCGTATCCTTCGATCGCCGCAGCGGCCAGCGGGTGAGGGTCGAGGTTACCCAGCTCTGGAAGGCCTTTGAAAACTACCCGGCCTTCGCCGCGCTTAGCGAGGTGGAGGTGTTGGATGGAGAGAAGAATATCGCCATTGGTGCGCCCGTCCGGGCGGCTGGCGGCATGGGCACGGTCTTCGGCTCTGGCTCGCAATATTGGAGCGCCGCCAGCTTGACCGATGGCTTCGGCCCGGATGGGAAGATCGTCTCGCAGCGCGAGTGGCTTCTCGCCCTAGGCCACCGTCTCTCCCTGGAGCAGCGGCAGCATGCCCTGCGTGAGGAGATCCGCGAGACCGTTGCCCTGTGGCGGCGCGGCGGGTTGATCGTTGCCGGGATCTTCGGCGGCCTCGGGCTCGTCCTGCTGGTGGCCCTGCCGATCCGCTACCGCCTGCGGGAGAAGCGCCAGTTGGTCGAAGTGCGGGAGCGCATCGCCGGCGACCTGCATGACGAGGTGGGCAGTAACCTTGGCAGCATCCAGATGTTCGCGGACCTCGCGGAAAGCCATGCCGGTCCTTCGAAGGAGCTGAAGCGGATCCAGCGCATCGCCGCGGAGACCGTCAGCGCGGTGCGGGACATCGTGTGGCTGCTCCGTCCGCAGGGCGATCACCGCATCGCCACCGTCGAGCACCTGCGGGAGACTTGCTCGATCATGCTGGAGCCGCACGATTGGAAGTTCACCGCGAACGAGGCGGCATGGCAGTGCGAGATGTCGGACGATGCCAATCGCCACCTCTTCCTCTTCTTCCGCGAGGCCCTGCACAATATCCTGCGCCATGCGAATGCCTCGCAGGTCGCCATCCACATCGAGTGCGATCCGGCGCACTTCCGCCTCCGCGTGAGTGATGACGGCAGTGGGATCACCCCGGAGAAGATGGCGCGGCCCTCCACGCTGCGGGCGCTCCGAAAGCGCGTGGAGGCCTTGGGCGCTGGCTTCGAGGTCAACAGCGAGCCGGGAAAAGGCACCGTGCTCGATCTGGACATCCCCTTGGGTGGCAAGAAAACCGGGCGGCTCGCCAAGCCGAAGCCGTGA
- a CDS encoding PEP-CTERM sorting domain-containing protein, with amino-acid sequence MKALALIIGVASLIASAQAATIAVIRGTGNPGVIAAVEGTALSAGGYSISIGTFTNTLGATEEPLITSTESLQAAIASFDTFATLTAPTSGATQGTITGQFTSLGGADPNVFNLKPIYFLVGNGATIATSTHVSIFRLTTPTAFPANVAAAGSTNATIANGAAITVVGTAGVVNGNNLGLVAVPEPSASVLLGLLGVAGLIRRRR; translated from the coding sequence ATGAAAGCACTTGCATTAATCATCGGCGTCGCGTCGCTTATCGCTTCGGCTCAGGCTGCAACCATTGCCGTAATCCGAGGCACTGGCAACCCCGGCGTAATCGCCGCGGTGGAAGGCACTGCCCTCAGCGCTGGTGGCTACTCGATCTCCATCGGCACGTTCACAAATACTTTGGGAGCGACGGAGGAGCCTCTGATCACCAGCACTGAGTCTCTACAGGCTGCGATCGCATCTTTTGATACCTTCGCTACGCTTACTGCCCCCACCTCTGGTGCAACTCAGGGCACGATCACCGGTCAGTTCACCTCCTTGGGTGGTGCAGATCCGAACGTGTTCAACCTGAAGCCCATTTACTTCTTGGTTGGTAACGGTGCTACTATTGCTACATCCACTCATGTCTCGATTTTTAGGCTGACCACTCCTACTGCCTTCCCTGCAAACGTTGCTGCTGCAGGTAGCACGAACGCCACGATCGCGAACGGGGCGGCAATCACGGTGGTGGGCACCGCTGGCGTTGTTAATGGCAATAACCTCGGCCTTGTAGCTGTTCCGGAGCCGTCCGCTTCGGTGCTCTTGGGCCTGCTTGGTGTGGCGGGTCTGATCCGCCGCCGTCGCTAA
- a CDS encoding PfkB family carbohydrate kinase, translating into MSAPLPIVVGGTIAIDNVKTPVSDEVNLLGGSAAYAALAASFYHAPVHLVGIVGKDFPPEHLAMLESRGITLDGVERSEGDSFTWSGEYFNNMNQRVTHRVGLNVLESWQVKVPAPINESNFVVLANMSPDNQLEMLAQCQSTSRFVIADTMDLWIEIANERLHDVLKQIDLFVINDSEAREFTRTNNLLQAGRMMLEKGPEHVVIKLGEYGAMLFSGGGQQFFRSHAYPLEEVLDPTGAGDSFLGALAGYLAAKGSVTPDFATLRDAVVHGSVLASFTCEAFSTRRLEALDAQALAGRMEHFRSVTVW; encoded by the coding sequence ATGTCTGCACCGCTGCCCATCGTCGTCGGAGGAACCATCGCCATCGATAATGTAAAGACCCCCGTCTCGGACGAGGTGAACCTCCTCGGCGGCTCCGCGGCTTATGCGGCACTCGCGGCTTCCTTCTACCACGCTCCGGTCCACCTGGTGGGTATCGTCGGGAAGGACTTCCCGCCGGAACACCTCGCCATGCTGGAGTCGCGCGGCATCACCTTGGATGGCGTCGAGCGCTCGGAAGGCGACTCCTTCACCTGGTCCGGCGAGTACTTCAACAACATGAACCAGCGGGTCACGCATCGCGTCGGCCTGAACGTGCTGGAGAGCTGGCAGGTCAAGGTGCCCGCACCGATCAACGAATCGAACTTCGTGGTGCTGGCGAACATGTCCCCGGACAACCAGCTCGAGATGCTGGCCCAGTGCCAATCCACCAGCCGCTTCGTCATCGCGGACACCATGGACCTCTGGATCGAGATCGCGAACGAGCGCCTCCACGACGTCCTCAAGCAGATCGACCTTTTCGTCATCAACGACAGCGAGGCCCGCGAGTTTACCCGCACCAATAACCTGCTCCAAGCCGGGCGCATGATGTTGGAAAAGGGACCCGAGCACGTGGTGATCAAGCTCGGCGAGTATGGTGCCATGCTCTTCTCCGGCGGGGGCCAGCAGTTCTTCCGCTCGCATGCCTATCCTCTGGAGGAGGTCCTCGATCCTACCGGGGCGGGGGACAGCTTCCTTGGCGCGCTTGCAGGCTACTTGGCGGCCAAGGGCTCCGTGACGCCCGATTTTGCGACCTTGCGCGATGCCGTTGTCCACGGCTCGGTGTTGGCTTCGTTCACTTGCGAGGCCTTCTCCACCCGTCGCCTCGAAGCGCTTGATGCGCAGGCGCTCGCCGGGCGTATGGAGCACTTCCGCAGCGTCACCGTTTGGTGA
- the thiE gene encoding thiamine phosphate synthase, translating to MTLHGQLYAILDLGYVRAEDAVPVTRSLLAGGASLLQLRAKGHAEPEIEALARQLLPLCREAGVPFIVNDFPAIAASVGADGIHIGQDDGSLADARAIVGPDMIVGRSTHSPEQARAALEEGFDYIGFGPLFPTPTKLGRPGIGMENIPGVMEAVGSRIPVFCIGGIKRSNLPEVLAAGARNLVIVSDLLQAPDVEAATRELATVLAAH from the coding sequence ATGACCCTGCACGGCCAGCTCTACGCCATCCTCGATCTCGGATACGTCCGCGCGGAGGATGCCGTCCCCGTCACCCGCTCGCTTCTGGCGGGCGGCGCGTCCTTGCTGCAACTCCGTGCCAAGGGACATGCCGAGCCGGAGATCGAGGCGCTCGCCCGCCAGCTCCTGCCGCTCTGCCGTGAGGCGGGCGTGCCTTTCATCGTGAACGATTTTCCGGCCATCGCCGCGTCGGTCGGGGCCGATGGCATTCACATCGGCCAAGACGACGGCAGCCTTGCGGACGCCCGCGCCATCGTCGGGCCGGACATGATTGTCGGGCGCTCCACCCACTCTCCGGAGCAGGCACGTGCCGCCCTTGAGGAAGGCTTCGATTACATCGGCTTCGGGCCGCTCTTCCCCACACCGACCAAGCTCGGCCGTCCCGGCATCGGCATGGAGAATATCCCCGGCGTCATGGAGGCCGTAGGCTCCCGGATTCCCGTTTTCTGCATCGGCGGCATCAAGCGCTCGAACCTGCCAGAGGTCCTCGCGGCCGGGGCCCGGAACCTCGTGATCGTCTCGGATCTCCTGCAAGCTCCGGATGTTGAAGCTGCCACCCGCGAGCTCGCCACCGTGCTTGCAGCGCATTGA